In Silene latifolia isolate original U9 population chromosome 3, ASM4854445v1, whole genome shotgun sequence, a single window of DNA contains:
- the LOC141649016 gene encoding uncharacterized protein LOC141649016 translates to MPTNRPSGSDIPQSADAKTTKSVGEIVGIASLDMDAIGEHEIISENEEDEEVSLIPEAEDVAPTIPDNEVAGNKDGWTQVKGRKHTKTSVSDSSPSSSPLLQLSMEDVQPEIDYWSTAVICYVLGGNPPWELLSGFVNRLWGKYKYDKISFLPNGAFLVHFPTLECRDLLLKQRFLMFDNKPLVVKPWTETTSLAKEKVKAVPIWIRLCGLGLKFWGEKTLAKLGSQFGNFMRADGATMDKTRLGYARLIVEVQVGQALPDKLFFKDEKGMEVCVLVEYEWRPDVCSDCKGIGHTTKQCRKKAAAPPAIPPPVKPKQVQVWRPIVRPVPPQTTAAPPRMSPSSPKFGGPTHHNSRVLIPVSPIIQLTRQDHITPPSPMKSYAEVVSDCESDNSDKNGGTGLYGLVETKVKTQDFTTILNNLGQHWIGINNNLHHPGGRVWVIWDPQVFHVTTRDCSAQQITVDVFENITGDKFCFTVVYGFNDEADRKHLWRELHQISTQITQPWCVCGDFNSILNFNERLGRPVMWNELVDFKQCVDSCDITDIQAQGSFFTWNNKQDHATRVYSRIDRCLVSNDWLLKYPDSYAYFMNEGLFDHTPIICYRKERCQTKKVSFRYFNMWGMDPDFKELVKMEWNKPVPGISMFQIVTKLRNLKKPLKLLNKNRFSDIEKAICFVWQGKEMDDIQTELQRQPGDMTLRQNEREVAKVFSNLQKAQFSFLQQKAKVEWLKEGDENTAFYHRKIKARQVHNKVLQIKDMQGHSHSDPDAIENSFLAYYQDLLGTSKPVTKLHVPTVRSGKTISLAHAAILLKPVSLDEVKECIFSIPSTKSPGPDGYTSQFLKDSWDIVGGDIFNAVKSFFNTGKLLKQINATSITLIPKNANLGGFIKGRNIVENILICQDIVRLYKRKAASPRCLIKIDLRKAYDTVEWEFLSQMLFALKFPQKFIDLVMVCVTSPTYSLSLNGNTFGFFKGCRGLRQGDPLSPLLFTICMEYLSRILKEMKFLLCGCLGAFSTFSIASGLSLNKEKSDIYFNGMPQASINSILQVSGFKRGSLPFRYLGVPISSKKLTKNEGMKLIDKITARIRSWGARHLTYSGRLVLVNAVLSSLHSYWSSVFLIPNGILKKIDNICRNYLWGGKDTYMKAPNIKWDTCCTPKDEGGLGIKASKLWNKSLLGKYVWWIAAKKDHLWVKWMNHVYIKGRYWTSYEPPSDCSWSWKKIASLFKTFAPAYVSGQWLGEDKNYEVSSGYHWLRDIKPKVEWRYVCWNRLNIPKTSFIYWAAVQGRLMTKDRLVRMGVGVDPSCFLCANGDENHHHLFYACCYSIQCFTLIQQALHIQLQPEDLHVWYNRSHGGTKLKKRMVCAIYVAVIYGIWKARNKARVYDVVIRPAFLVKHILKDALSRFWARNRGKLTRKEEDWLASISS, encoded by the exons ATGCCGACGAATCGTCCTTCTGGTAGTGATATTCCTCAATCTGCTGACGCTAAGACTACAAAATCTGTTGGTGAGATTGTGGGTATTGCCTCGTTGGATATGGATGCAATTGGAGAACATGAGATCATATCTGAGAATGAAGAGGATGAGGAAGTTTCACTAATTCCTGAGGCTGAAGATGTAGCTCCAACAATTCCTGATAATGAAGTAGCTGGTAATAAGGATGGATGGACTCAGGTCAAAGGCAGAAAACACACTAAAACTTCAGTAAGTGATTCTAgtccttcctcttctcctctgcTTCAATTATCCATGGAGGATGTGCAACCAGAAATTGATTACTGGTCTACAGCTGTAATTTGTTATGTTCTGGGAGGCAATCCCCCATGGGAACTATTATCTGGGTTTGTTAATCGTTTATGGGGGAAATATAAGTATGATAAGATATCGTTCCTTCCGAATGGTGCTTTTCTTGTTCACTTCCCTACTCTGGAATGTAGAGATCTTCTACTTAAACAAAGGTTCCttatgtttgataacaaaccatTAGTAGTGAAACCATGGACTGAAACAACGTCTCTTGCTAAGGAGAAGGTAAAAGCTGTTCCTATCTGGATTAGATTGTGTGGTTTGGGATTAAAATTCTGGGGAGAAAAAACTCTGGCTAAATTGGGATCTCAATTTGGTAACTTTATGCGTGCTGATGGTGCTACTATGGACAAAACTAGATTGGGATATGCAAGGCTAATAGTAGAGGTTCAAGTGGGGCAAGCACTGCCTGACAAGTTATTTTTTAAGGATGAGAAAGGAATGGAAGTCTGTGTGTTGGTCGAATATGAATGGAGACCTGATGTATGCTCTGACTGTAAAGGAATAGGCCATACTACTAAACAATGCAGAAAGAAAGCTGCAGCACCTCCAGCTATACCTCCTCCTGTTAAACCTAAACAGGTTCAGGTATGGAGACCTATTGTGAGACCTGTACCTCCTCAGACAACTGCTGCTCCACCTAGAATGTCCCCTTCTTCACCTAAGTTTGGAGGTCCAACCCATCACAATTCAAGAGTTCTTATTCCTGTGAGTCCTATTATTCAACTTACTAGGCAGGATCATATCACTCCTCCATCACCTATGAAATCCTATGCTGAAGTTGTCAGTGATTGTGAGAGTGATAACTCTGACAAGAATGGGGGAACTG GTCTTTATGGTTTAGTTGAAACAAAGGTGAAGACTCAGGATTTTACTACTATCCTTAATAATCTGGGTCAACACTGGATTGGTATCAATAACAATTTACATCATCCTGGAGGTCGTGTGTGGGTAATTTGGGATCCACAGGTGTTTCATGTGACTACTCGAGACTGTTCTGCTCAGCAAATCACAGTTGATGTGTTTGAAAATATTACTGGTGATAAATTTTGTTTTACTGTTGTATATGGGTTCAATGATGAGGCTGATAGGAAACATTTATGGAGAGAGTTGCATCAAATCAGTACTCAAATTACTCAGCCTTGGTGTGTTTGTGGGGACTTCAACTCTATTCTTAATTTTAATGAGAGACTTGGTAGACCTGTCATGTGGAATGAACTGGTAGATTTCAAACAGTGTGTTGACTCCTGTGACATCACTGACATTCAAGCCCAGGGATCATTCTTTACATGGAATAACAAACAAGATCATGCTACTAGGGTCTATTCTCGTATTGATAGATGTCTTGTGTCCAATGATTGGCTGCTCAAATATCCTGATAGCTATGCCTATTTTATGAATGAAGGGCTGTTTGATCATACCCCTATAATCTGCTATAGGAAGGAGAGATGCCAAACTAAAAAAGTTTCTTTCAGATATTTCAACATGTGGGGTATGGATCCTGATTTCAAAGAGTTGGTCAAAATGGAGTGGAACAAACCTGTCCCTGGCATTAGTATGTTTCAAATTGTCACTAAGTTAAGGAATCTGAAGAAACCTCTGAAATTATTGAACAAAAATAGATTTTCTGATATTGAAAAGGCTATCTGCTTTGTGTGGCAAGGCAAAGAAATGGATGATATCCAAACTGAACTGCAGAGGCAACCAGGGGACATGACTCTTAGACAAAATGAGAGGGAGGTTGCTAAGGTGTTTTCTAaccttcaaaaagctcaatttaGTTTCCTGCAACAAAAGGCTAAAGTTGAATGGCTCAAAGAGGGGGATGAAAATACTGCTTTCTATCATAGGAAGATTAAGGCTAGGCAAGTTCATAACAAGGTCCTTCAAATTAAAGATATGCAGGGTCATTCTCATTCTGATCCAGATGCTATTGAAAATTCTTTCTTGGCTTATTATCAAGACTTACTGGGGACTAGCAAGCCTGTGACTAAACTTCATGTGCCTACTGTCAGATCAGGTAAAACTATTTCCCTTGCTCATGCTGCCATTCTCCTCAAACCTGTGTCTCTTGATGAGGTCAAAGAATGTATCTTCTCCATCCCTTCTACTAAATCTCCTGGGCCTGACGGCTATACTAGCCAATTCCTCAAGGACTCTTGGGATATTGTGGGTGGGGATATCTTTAATGCTGTGAAGTCTTTCTTTAACACTGGGAAATTGCTGAAACAAATTAATGCTACTTCTatcactcttattcctaaaaatGCAAACCtt GGAGGGTTCATCAAAGGGAGAAATATTGTGGAAAATATTTTAATCTGCCAAGACATTGTTAGACTGTATAAAAGGAAAGCTGCTTCCCCTCGTTGTCTTATTAAAATTGATCTAAGAAAAGCATACGACACTGTTGAGTGGGAATTTCTCTCACAAATGCTCTTTGCCTTGAAATTTCCTCAGAAGTTCATTGATTTAGTGATGGTTTGTGTTACTTCTCCTACCTACTCCTTATCCTTAAATGGGAATACTTTTGGCTTTTTCAAAGGGTGTAGAGGCCTTAGACAAGGAGATCCACTGTCTCCTCTCCTTTTTACAATCTGTATGGAATATCTTTCTCGAATCTTGAAG GAGATGAAGTTTCTATTATGTGGTTGCTTGGGGGCATTCTCTACCTTCTCTATTGCCTCTGGCTTATCTCTTAACAAGGAAAAGTCTGATATTTACTTCAATGGAATGCCCCAAGCTTCTATTAATAGCATTCTGCAAGTGTCTGGATTCAAGAGAGGATCCTTGCCCTTTAGATATTTGGGTGTCCCTATCTCATCCAAGAAACTTACAAAAAATGAAGGCATGAAGCTCATTGATAAGATCACTGCAAGGATAAGATCTTGGGGGGCTAGACACCTTACTTATTCTGGGAGACTTGTTCTGGTGAATGCTGTTCTTTCAAGTCTTCACTCTTATTGGTCCTCAGTTTTTCTTATTCCTAATGGCATCCTGAAGAAAATTGACAATATCTGCAGGAATTATCTTTGGGGGGGCAAAGATACATATATGAAAGCTCCTAACATTAAGTGGGATACTTGTTGTACACCCAAAGATGAAGGAGGGCTTGGTATAAAAGCCTCTAAACTGTGGAACAAAAGCCTATTGGGAAAATATGTGTGGTGGATTGCAGCCAAAAAGGATCATTTGTGGGTGAAATGGATGAACCATGTGTATATAAAAGGAAGATATTGGACCAGCTATGAACCACCTAGTGATTGTAGCTGGTCTTGGAAAAAGATTGCTTCTCTTTTTAAGACTTTTGCACCTGCTTATGTCTCTGGTCAATGGCTTGGGGAGGACAAGAATTATGAAGTCAGCAGTGGTTATCACTGGCTGCGAGATATTAAACCCAAAGTGGAATGGAGATATGTCTGTTGGAATCGTCTGAACATACCCAAAActtcttttatttattgggcAGCTGTTCAAGGTAGGCTTATGACCAAAGATCGTCTGGTTAGAATGGGGGTTGGAGTGGATCCTTCTTGTTTTCTGTGTGCTAATGGAGATGAAAACCATCATCACTTGTTTTATGCttgctgctatagtattcaatgCTTTACTCTGATTCAGCAGGCTCTACATATTCAGTTACAGCCTGAAGATTTGCACGTATGGTATAACAGGAGTCATGGAGGGACTAAACTTAAGAAAAGAATGGTGTGTGCTATCTATGTTGCAGTGATATATGGAATTTGGAAAGCTAGGAACAAAGCTAGAGTTTATGATGTTGTGATTCGGCCTGCATTCCTGGTCAAGCATATTTTGAAGGATGCACTGAGTCGGTTCTGGGCAAGGAATAGAGGAAAGTTAACAAGGAAGGAAGAAGATTGGTTAGCAAGTATTAGTAGCTGA